Proteins encoded by one window of Mangrovibacterium diazotrophicum:
- a CDS encoding alkene reductase yields MENKLFTPLQLGDYELKNRLVMAPLTRMRATAGSLAPHDLNVEYYRQRSSAGLIVTEASQISPLGMGYPLTPGIYSDEQVAGWKKVTDAVHAEDGKTFIQLWHVGRVSHTSLHPEAGLPVAPSAVAAPGMTLTASFEQVPFETPRAITVDEIKQTIHDYRKAAENAKAAGFDGVELHAANGYLLHEFLHETSNLRTDEYGGSIENKARIVFEVLDQLVDVFGAGKVGIRLSPFAYPYGEYDPKSYEVYQYLVEKLNSYKLAYLHLIRYRQGEIENVTAKEEALWKSYDGTIIAADGFTPETAAEYVEAGKADAIAFGRHFIANPDLPKRIELAAELNDYDRNTFYGGAEKGYTDYPFLEKTKA; encoded by the coding sequence ATGGAAAACAAATTATTCACACCACTCCAACTAGGCGATTACGAGTTGAAAAACAGACTCGTTATGGCACCGCTCACCCGCATGCGGGCAACAGCGGGCAGCCTGGCCCCACACGATTTAAACGTTGAATATTACCGTCAGCGTTCAAGCGCCGGACTAATTGTGACTGAAGCTTCCCAAATCTCGCCACTTGGCATGGGCTATCCGCTCACACCAGGTATTTACAGCGACGAACAGGTAGCAGGCTGGAAGAAAGTAACCGATGCCGTCCATGCTGAGGATGGCAAGACCTTTATCCAGCTTTGGCACGTGGGACGTGTATCGCACACATCACTGCACCCGGAAGCGGGTTTGCCGGTAGCACCATCTGCCGTTGCAGCACCAGGGATGACTTTGACGGCATCTTTCGAACAAGTTCCGTTTGAAACACCACGTGCTATCACTGTTGACGAAATTAAACAAACCATTCATGATTATCGCAAAGCAGCCGAGAATGCAAAAGCGGCCGGTTTCGATGGTGTTGAGTTGCACGCTGCCAATGGTTACCTATTGCACGAGTTTCTGCACGAAACCAGCAACCTGCGAACCGACGAGTACGGTGGTTCGATTGAAAACAAAGCCCGTATCGTGTTCGAAGTTCTCGACCAACTGGTTGACGTATTCGGAGCCGGCAAAGTTGGTATTCGCTTGTCACCATTCGCCTACCCTTATGGCGAGTACGATCCGAAATCGTATGAAGTGTACCAGTACCTGGTTGAAAAACTGAACAGTTACAAGCTGGCCTATTTGCACCTGATTCGCTACCGCCAGGGCGAGATTGAAAACGTAACAGCCAAAGAAGAAGCCCTTTGGAAATCGTACGACGGCACCATTATCGCTGCTGATGGTTTTACACCGGAAACAGCTGCGGAATATGTTGAAGCCGGTAAAGCGGATGCGATTGCATTTGGACGCCACTTTATTGCCAATCCGGATCTGCCGAAAAGAATCGAGCTGGCAGCAGAACTGAATGACTACGATCGGAATACTTTTTACGGCGGTGCCGAAAAAGGATACACCGATTACCCGTTCCTTGAAAAAACAAAAGCCTAA
- a CDS encoding TetR/AcrR family transcriptional regulator, with translation MSKAERTRQFIIEKAAPIINRKGMAGASLSDIMEATGLAKGCIYGNFENKDEICLEAFNYLSQSYVNKLKEHLQNFTGAKAKLLAYLDYTLAGKLRDEMGGCPVINFGAESDDTHPAIRERVKQVIQSSREAITNLLREGVENGEFSAGLNCESQALKFYVMLEGAVIISRIENNREQLEQIVNLIKTEIETF, from the coding sequence ATGAGTAAAGCAGAACGTACAAGGCAATTTATCATCGAAAAAGCAGCTCCCATTATCAACAGGAAGGGCATGGCCGGCGCTTCGCTGAGCGATATTATGGAGGCAACCGGATTGGCCAAAGGTTGCATCTACGGGAACTTCGAAAACAAAGATGAGATTTGCCTCGAAGCGTTCAATTACTTGTCTCAAAGCTATGTAAACAAGCTGAAGGAACATCTTCAGAATTTTACGGGCGCCAAAGCCAAATTACTGGCTTACCTGGATTACACCCTGGCCGGAAAACTCAGGGATGAAATGGGAGGCTGCCCGGTTATTAATTTTGGTGCTGAATCAGACGACACTCATCCTGCGATTCGGGAGCGGGTGAAGCAGGTCATCCAGTCCTCGCGCGAGGCCATCACAAACCTGCTGCGGGAAGGTGTTGAAAACGGCGAGTTTTCAGCCGGTTTGAACTGCGAATCCCAGGCCCTGAAATTTTACGTGATGCTGGAAGGTGCTGTCATTATCAGCCGCATTGAAAACAACAGAGAACAATTAGAACAGATCGTGAATCTGATTAAAACAGAAATTGAAACTTTTTAA
- a CDS encoding histidine phosphatase family protein: MKNFVLFIWLMIVVVPAWAQSRKLDIYLVRHAKVNIDRPTVMGSKKAAELVKAYNSAPIYDFDPAPVRGLIEAEHPKVVTSALPRAIDTACRLFPDDSITGYSVFNEYQLGIVRIPLIPMPYPVWTGFSRLMWLVHLNSEAESRPETKARLQAATNLLEELARQNSTVVLVGHGYLISEMRRELAKRGWQIIRNGGNNNLAVSHLERTEAPN; the protein is encoded by the coding sequence TTGAAAAACTTCGTCCTATTCATATGGCTGATGATCGTGGTTGTTCCCGCCTGGGCTCAATCCCGCAAGCTCGACATTTACCTGGTACGGCACGCCAAAGTTAATATCGACCGCCCCACAGTGATGGGCTCAAAGAAGGCTGCCGAGCTGGTGAAGGCCTACAATTCGGCTCCGATTTACGACTTCGACCCGGCACCGGTTCGCGGGCTGATTGAGGCTGAGCATCCGAAGGTTGTTACCAGCGCGCTCCCCCGGGCAATCGACACAGCCTGCCGCCTGTTTCCCGATGACAGCATTACCGGCTATTCCGTTTTCAACGAATACCAATTAGGCATTGTCCGAATCCCGCTCATTCCCATGCCCTACCCGGTCTGGACCGGTTTCTCCCGTTTGATGTGGCTCGTTCATCTCAACTCAGAAGCTGAAAGCCGCCCCGAAACGAAAGCACGACTTCAGGCAGCAACGAATTTATTGGAGGAACTGGCCCGGCAAAATTCGACAGTCGTGCTTGTTGGGCACGGTTACCTGATCTCAGAAATGCGGCGGGAATTGGCGAAGCGTGGCTGGCAGATTATCCGGAATGGCGGCAACAACAACCTGGCTGTTTCTCACCTGGAAAGAACAGAAGCCCCCAACTAG
- a CDS encoding YceI family protein, with product MKKVSVLLSLAALLVLSAFTTDKPSVWTNDPPHSQLFFTVTHLGFNDVSGTFDDIKVDVTASKPDFSDAVFTLNAKVASINTRVEMRNNHLKSADFFDAEKYPELSFTSTKITPDGKDKYKLTGNLTIHGVTKPITVDLVYRGQTTNPMSQKLTTAFQITGTLNRSDFEIGGKFPEAIVSDLVRISASGEFVQADKE from the coding sequence ATGAAAAAAGTTAGTGTATTATTATCGCTTGCAGCTCTGCTTGTATTATCTGCATTCACAACTGATAAACCTTCTGTTTGGACAAACGATCCTCCTCACTCGCAACTGTTCTTTACCGTAACCCACTTAGGTTTTAACGACGTAAGCGGAACTTTTGACGACATTAAAGTTGACGTAACCGCATCGAAACCCGATTTCAGCGATGCTGTATTTACGCTGAACGCTAAAGTAGCTTCAATTAATACACGTGTGGAAATGAGAAACAACCACCTGAAAAGTGCTGATTTCTTTGATGCTGAAAAGTATCCGGAACTTAGCTTTACAAGCACCAAAATTACTCCTGACGGTAAAGACAAATACAAATTAACAGGTAACCTGACCATTCACGGAGTTACAAAACCGATTACTGTTGATCTGGTTTACCGAGGACAAACAACAAATCCAATGTCGCAAAAGCTGACTACCGCTTTTCAAATTACAGGAACTCTTAACCGTTCTGATTTTGAAATCGGCGGAAAATTCCCGGAAGCGATCGTTAGCGACCTGGTACGGATCAGCGCAAGCGGAGAATTTGTACAGGCTGATAAAGAATAA